The DNA window CCGCCACGGGCACCGAGCGGGCCATCGCCTCGAGAATCACCAGCGGGAACGCCTCGGAGCGGCTCGGCACACACAACAGGTCGGCGTCGGCGAGCGCGGTCCCGGGACCGTCGACCCAGCCACGCCAGTCCACTCGGTTCAGCAGCCCGGGAGGCGTGCGGGCCTGCAGCCTCTCACGATCCGGACCGTCACCGAAAACCGAAAGCCGCCACGGGAAATCGGGGAGCTCACCGAGTGCCTCGATCAGCACGTGTGGGTTCTTGTGCTCGAGGATGCGCGAGAGCATCACCAGATGGAGCGGCTCACCGGCGGGGCGGATCCGCGGGGCCGGGTCACCCGGAGCGGCGACGCCGTTGGGTGCGATGAATCGCCGGCCCCGGAGCCGGTCTGTGGCGGCCAGCATGTCCCAGTGCCGTTGCGCCAGCACGATGAAACCGTCGGCACGGCGCATCGCGGCCGTCAGTGGCCGCGAATAGATCGGCCGGTCCTCTTCCGGCGGGACATGCGGAGCGACCAGCCAGCGGCGGTTTCGGCCGGCGGCGCGCCACAGGGTGGCGAATCCCGCTTCGGTATTGGTGTCGGCGGTGATCAGCACCGCCGGGCCTTCGGGGATGTCGACGACCGGCGCCCACCAGGGCTGGCGCACCACCCGCACGGTCGGCGGGATCTCGGAGATCATCGGACCGAAGCGTTGCACGCAGACGATGGTCACCGCATAGCCGCGGCGGTCCAATTCGGTTGCCAGCAAAGTCTTTTGTCGCTCAGCGCCGCCGTGGACCAGGCGATTGGTGCTGATCACGATCGCCGGGAGGTCACGGCGCCGACCGGCGAGATGGCGCGACTGGCGTTTCGAGCGCCGCACCCGATCCAGCAGCGTCGTGCCGGCCAGGTAGACGTCCGCGTGGTGAACGCTGTTGTGGTGTTCGAGGAGCAGAGCGGCGTTGGTGCGCGTCAGGTCACCGACGCGTCGGTGTTCGGCACCCTGCTCGGTGATCGGATTAGCGAGCTCGGCGCCGAGTTCGTCGGCCAGCAGCAAGCGCCACCCCGCGGCGCGGGCACGGGCCTGCCAGTCCGCGGCCTCGCCGCAACCGAAGTACTCCTCGTCGAAGCCGCCGATGGCGTTCCAGGCCGCGCGGTTGATCGCCAGGCAGGTCGCGCTCAAATCGCCGTCGATGCCCAGTGATTCGGGAGGCTGGCGAGCATACAGCGTTGAGAAGGGCGTGCGGCGCAGCGCGCCGGAGCGGCCGGCGGCCGCGCTGAGCTCACGGGCCACGGTGCGGCGACGGGTCGCCACGTCCCACGGCGCCCGGCCGGGTGCGGTGTCGTCACGCACGAGCGGTGACACCGCCGCCACCGTCGGCTGGCGAAGCAACTCACGGGTGCGGGTGAGGGGCCCCAGCAGGCGGGCGTTACGATCCAGCAACAGCAGGTCGGCGTCGGCGGGAGCATGCTCCACCAGTGCGTTGCAGGCTGTCGCGAAAATGGCGTTGCCTGCCCCGGAAACCCAATGCACGGCAGGGTATTTCGCGGCGAGCTGAGCGCACGCGGGATCATCGTCGCCGCCGTTCTGGTAGACATAGACCGGCAGCGCGGGCACATGCTCGGCGAGGCTGCGAAGGCAGCTCTCCGGTGGCTCGCGGCCGGCGCGGTTCACGATCAGCACCACCAAGGGACGCGTGGCGGGCAGCTCGGGTGGGTCGCCGACCGGGCGCTTCAGATACGCCCGGTCCAATTCGTGCTTCATGCCGCCAGCTGATTCCGGCGCAGGGAGGTCAAGTCCGACCAGCCGATCGGGCCGACCAGCGCGCTGGTGGCCAGATAGACGACGGCGGCCGCGACCAGAGTCAGAACGACATGCTGACCCGAAAGCAGCAGCGCCACGGCCACACTCGCCGCCGTCGGTATCAGCAGCCGCATCAGGAACCTCACCGGTGTCCGGTAGCCGCAATGACGGCGCAGCCACCAGGTGCTGACCACCATGTTGAAGAACTCCGTGCACACCAGCGCGACGCCCGGACCGACCGCGCCGTACCGTCCGGCGAGGGCGAGATTCAGTGCGACGTTGAGCACCAGGGTGGCCATGGTCAACCAGAACAAGATCCGCTGATGATGACTGGCGACCAGGCCCTGACCCAGGGTGCCGCTGACGAATCGCAGCGCGGCCGCTACGAACAGCAACGCCAGGGTCGGCGTGCCGCGGGCGACGAACGCCTTGTCACCGAACAGCGCGATCAACGGTCCGGCCAGCAGCGCGCCGACCACCGCGACGGGGACCGCGACGAAGTACATCAGCTCCACGCTGCGCCGCAGAAACCCCGCGAACGCGCCGACGTCTCGGGCAAACAGCTCGGTCGCGGTCGACAGCGTTGACTTGAGAAAGATCAGCGACACCACGATGGTGTTGAACGCGATCGTGAAGGCCAGCCCGTACACGCCGACCTCGGCATGAGTGCTCAGCAGGGACAGGATCACCCCATCGGCGCGGCAGTACAGCAGCCCGACGACCAGGAACCCGATGAGCGGCAAGCTTTCCCGCAACAGGTCGGCGGCCTCCCGCTGCGCGAAGATGGGGCGCACCGAGATCTGTCGCATCGCGGCGGCGCCCTGGATCAACAGCTGCACGGCCGGCGGGATGAGTTGCGCGACGGCGAACCAGATGACGTTCGCGTGCGCCGCGACCAGCCAGGCCACCATGGCGAGGGCCGCCAGCCGGCCGGCAACGTCGGAGACGGCCACTGCGGAGAACCGCACCGTGGCAAGGAAAACCGGCTCGAACCGGCTCACCATGGTCTGCATCAGCAGCGCTCCGGAGAGCACGACGAGCATCACTCGCACATCCGCGTCGCGGTAAATCAGCAACCCCGACAGCGCTGCCAGCACGGCCAGCGGGACGCAGTAGATCAGGGCCAGGCCGCTGTTGATCCGCACCAAGCGTTCCAGGTCGCCCCGCCCGGAGGTCACCCGGCGCACGATCACGGTGGCGATACCGAGATCGGCCAGGCTGGTCCACATGGCGATGAAGAGGACGGCGATGGAAAGCTGCCCGTAGCGTCCGGGTCCCAGATAGCGGGCGGTCATCGCCACCGAGACCACCGAGGCCAGCATGCCCAGGGCCCGGCAGATCAACTGGATCGAAAACGCGTGAGCCATCCGCGTGAGCGGCACCGACGGCACCAGCGCATCGGGTGCCGTCGGCTCGGTCATGGCTCGCGAGCCTAGTAGGCTCCGTGGCTTGTTAGAACCGCTTTCACGGTCTTGGCGATAATCACCAGATCACCCGACATCGACCAGTTGTCCACGTACGACTGGTCCAGCCGCACCGACTCTTCCCAGGACAGGTCCGAACGGCCGCTCACTTGCCACAACCCGCTGACGCCAGGCTTGACCAGCAGCCGCCGCTTGACGTCACTTTCGTAGTTGTCCACTTCCCGCCGCAACGGGGGCCGCGGCCCGACGACGCTCATGTCGCCCTTGATGACGTTGATGAATTGCGGCAGCTCGTCGATGCTGTACCGGCGAAGAATCTTGCCGACGGGGGTGACCCGTGGGTCTTCGCGCATCTTGAACAGCATGCCGTCGGCGCCCTCGTTCAGTGACAGCAGTTGCTCGATCTGCGTGTCCGCACCGTCGGTCATGGTGCGGAACTTGAGCATTGTGAACGGTTTTCCGTCGACTCCGATCCGCTCGGACAGGTAGAAGACGGGTCCCTTGCTGGTCAGCTTGATGGCGACGGCGGCCGCGATGAGCAGCGGCGCGGTGGCAACCAGGGCCGCCAGCGAGAACACGAAGTCGAAGGCCTGCTTCTGGAAGCGGTGTGCCCCTTCGTATTGCGGCTTGTCGACGTGTAGCAGCGGCAGCCCGGCGGTGAGGCGCAGGGTCAATCGCGCCTCGGTCACGTCCATGACACCGGGCGACACCACCAGGTCGACGTTCATCGTCTCGAGCTGCCACATCAGCTCCCTGATCCCGTGCATGCCAAAGTGATCCGTCTGGGTCAGGGCCACGGTGTCCGCACCGCAGCTGGCGATCGCCGTCGCCGCATGGGTCTGGTCGCCCAGGATCGGGATCTCGCGGCCCGCGATCGTCAGGGTGTTGCCGCGGGGTGGACCGTAACCGGGGATGCAGACGCCGACCACGACGCAGCCGGCCAGCGGGCTACGCGCGAGTTCGTGCGCGAGGTGCGTCACCGCCTGGCGGTCTCCGATCGCCAAAACCCGGGTCTGGTACTGGCCTTCCGCGCGCTTGCGGTTGACGTGCTTGCGCCACGCGCTGCGGCTGCCCAGCAACGCCAACGTCCCGACCGGAAGCGCGATCGCCAGATAGCCGCGGGCCAAGTCGACCTTGGCGAGCAGCGTCACCATCGCGATGATGCCGAATGTCCAGAAGGATGCGGTGCCGATCCGGCGGTACTCCTCGATCCCGGCGCCGATGACTCGCGTTGAGCGCGTTTGGAATACCGCGAGGGCCGACAGCCACAGCGCCGCGAAGAGGGCGGAGAACAGCGTCATCATCGGGTCGGAGTAGCCGGAGGTGTTGGCGATCTCGCCGAAGCGAACATACTGCGCAAGCAACACCGAGGCGCAGACGATCACCGAGTCGCTGATGCGCAGATTCTGCGAATAGTGGTCCTGCCAACGCCGTAAGGCGTTGCCACTGGCCGAAGGCAGCGGACCCGCGGTCGCCGGCGAAGCACTGGTCTCGCCACGATGCGCCGCGGTCACGCTGGGGGACCAGGCTTTCAGCGGCCGACGGCTGGGCATGACATCCACCGTGTTGCGAATCATTACCGACTGATGCATGTTGCCACCTGCTCCACTGGAACCAATCGGGGTTTGCGTGCGGGCCAGCTCGCGTCCTGTTCGGAGATGACCGTGACCGGGATAGGCCACGAGATGCCGAATTCGGGGTCGTCCCAGCGGATCCCCTGCTCATCGGGCACCGCGTGCTGCTGCCCGCTGACCTGGTAGCTGACCTCGGTGTCGTCGATCTGCGTCTGAAAGCCGTGGGCGACATAGGGCGGCAGGTACAGGGTCCGGTGGTCATCGGCGTTCAGCTCGACCATCACGTGGTCGCCATAGGTCACAGAGTCGGAACGGACGTCGACCGCGACGGCGGCGATGGCGCCGCGGGTGCAGCGGAGCAGCTTGGCCTCGGCGTGCGGCGGCACCTGACGGTACAGGCCGCGCACGGTGCCGCGGGTGTAGTTGAAGACGATATTCGTCTGCGTGACATCGAAATTCAGCCCGTGATTGGCGAAGTCCCGGGCGCAGAACGAGCGTGAGGAAAACCCGCGATGGTCGCGGCTGAGTTCGAGATCGATGATGGTCACCCCGGCGACGTTGGTGGGCGTGTACTTCACTTACCGCTCCTTCTGTGACCGGGCCTGCAGAAAACCTCGTCGCGCATGCGATGGCTCACGCATATCCGGCGGCGGGCGGACGCGTCATCACGGTCGGGATGACGCCATAGCGGGGTCCGAGCGTCTTGCCGGACGCGGCCGCCAGGCGCGGTAGCGAGCCCATGACGCTCGGCGGCACGTTCGCGCCGGCGAGGTTGATGGCGGGCATGGCCGACACGGCGCTGTTGGCCGCGGGGATCACGCTGGTCCAGCTCGCCGGCACGGCCAGCGGGCCCAGCGAGGCCGCGCTGCCCAGGCTGCCGAACACGCCGGATCCGAGCGACCCGAGCGCACCCGCGCCGCTGCTCGCCGCGCTCGCGACCCCCGACGCCGCGGTTCCCGCCACCGCCATGGCCCCGTCGCTGGCGGCCTTGGCCAGGCCCTGGGCGGTCTGGGCCATGCCGAGGATGGAGGACATCCCGTACAGGGGTGTGGCTCCGGCCATGAAGTAGGTGGCGGCGGTGTTGGGCAGTTGGGACACCAGGCTGGAAATCGCCGAGGAGGTGGCCGAGTCGACCGCCGAACTGGCCGTGCCGCCCGCGGCGCCTCCCGCGGTGCCGCCGGCGTCGGTGAGCGTGTTGATCCCGGCGGTCATCGGTGAGGACAGCTGGTGCAGCGCGGTGGGCACCTTGGACACCACCTGCGCGAGATTCGCCTGTTCGGTTTGCGAGGTGATCTGCCCGACCACCGCGGCCTGCCGGGCCATCCCGCTTTCGTTGGTCACGTGTGGTGCCGGGTTGAACTGGGTCACCGAGCAGGCCGCGGCCGAGCCGGCGGCGTACTCGTACATCGCGGCGGCGTCCTGCGCCCACATCTCGCCGTACTCGGCTTCGGTGGCCGCGATCGCCGCCGCGTTCTGGCCGAAGAAGTTGGTCGCGACCAGCATCGCGAGCTGGGCCCGGTTGGCGGCCACCGCCGGCGGGGGGACGGTCATGGCGAAGGCGGCTTCGTAAACCTCGACGGCGAGCCGGGCCTGACCGGCCGATTCCGCGGCCCGCGCGGCGGCCCCGGCCGTCCACGCCATGTACGGGGCGAAGGCGGAGGCCATCGTCAGCGACGACGGGCCCAGCCAGCGCTGGGTGGTCAAACCCGCGATCACCGACCGGTAGCAGCTCGCCGCGGCATGCAGTTCGGCGGCCAGACCGTCCCAGGCCACCGCGGCGGCGCTCAGCGAGAGCGGGCCGGGGCCGGCGTACATCCTCGTGGAGTTGATCTCCGGGGGAAGGGCTCCGAAATCGATCATTTCAGGCCCTGGCCGTCAGTCGGGCCGAGGCGCCGGGGGCGGCGGGAGAGGCGAAAGCGACCGGCAATGCGTCGACAAACCGCAGGTCAGCCATGGTCTGCCGGCCAGGTAAGGCCTGTGACCAGCGGTTCGCCGTAACGAACGACATGTGCTTCCCCTTATGCGGTGAGACGGTCGATACGATCTCGGAGCCGATTACAAACTGACGATCTGACAATAGCGTATAAAACATACTAATGGTTTGACAAGGGCGTGTGATCTGGACCTCAGGTATTTACGCGCGCGTCAACCGGGACAGCCGTATGACTGCTAACCTCGGAAGTGGACTGGATATCTTGAGCGACGTGTTCGCTCCAACCCCTGAAGAACCGAGGTAGTTGTGCCCTGCTGGAGCAAGGCGTTTGTCGACGTGACGGCGGGCGGCACGGCCCGCGGCGTCGGCTTCGGCCTGGGCATTCGGGACAAAACTCGCGCCACGGGGAAATCGAGTTCTCGACAGCGATGACGACCCATTCGACCGATGGACGAGCGGACGCGACCCGGCAACAGATTCTGCGGGCCGCGTCCCATCAGTTCGCCCGGCGCCCTTACCACGACGTCGGCCTCGACGACATTCTCGCCGAGGCCGAACTGACCAAGGGCGCGATGTACTTCCACTTCAAGTCGAAGCACGCGTTGGCGGTCGCGATCATCGACTTTCAGACCGAGGCCGGCGCCGAAGCCGTGCGGGACCTGCTGTCGCGCGGGCTCTCGGGCCTCGAGACCCTGATCGACTTCTCCTATTTGATCGCGATCAAGGACATCAAGACCGATGTCGTCAGGTCGGGCCTGAACCTGATGGAATCGATCGGCCTGGCCGACGGGCTGCAGGAAAAGTTGTTCGACCAATGGATCAAAGCCCTGGCCAGAGTCGCGGAGCAAGCCAAGGCCGAGGGCGACATAAGTGCTGACTGCGACCCGCAAGACCTCGGCCGCTTGATGGTCTCGCTGCACATGGGGCTGCGGAAAACCAGCAACCTGGACGACCCGGAACGCTTCCTGCGCGACCTGGAGAAGTGCTGGTCCCTGCTGCTGACCGGGGTGCTGCAGCCGGACCGCGCCGAGTACTTCCACCAATTCCTCAGGCGGCGTGCGGCACTCGCCATCAATACCAGTTCCGCGGATACCGACTAGCAGGTGCGGGGCAACGTGAAACGCGATGAGCGATCCGCGCATCCAATGAGACCCCGGAGGTGCGTGCACAATGGCGCGCCAAGTTCGGTCTGAAGCCACCCGTCGAAAAATCCTCGATGCCGCGATCGAAGTGTTCGGTGACGTCGGGTATGCGGCCGCTGGATGGAGCACCATCATCGAGCGAACGGGAATGACCAAGGGCGCTCTCTATCACCACTTCGATTCGAAAGAATCGTTGGCCGCGAACATCATCGAGGAAGGCTCGGACACGCTGCTGAGCGCTTTCCGCAACGTCTGCGGGGCGTCGTCGCCGGGGCTGGAAAACCTGCTACACGGCACATTCACGATCGTCGAGGTGTTGAGCTCAGACAAAATGGCCCGCGCGGCCGCGCAATTGGCCACGGCGTTAAGCGGATTCAACGGAGCGGCCTCGCGCTTCTTCGCGAACCTGATGCTGGAAACGGCGCAGGAGGCGCGGCGAGCGATCAAGGAAGGCGACCTTCGTGACGAAATCGACCCTGACGTGCTCAGCGCGTCGATCATCGGCACCATCTTCGGGGCGCGGTTGGTGACCGGCGCCATATCGAGCCACGGCCGAATCGGCAACATCATCGGCGACCCCACCGCGCGCTTGCATCAGATATGGAATCTGCTGCTCCCTGGGGTTGTCTCGGAAGCGTCGCTACCCTACTTCCAGCAATTCCTGCGTCGCGAAGAAATGCGCCATGCGGCGGCCAGGGCCGCCCGTGACCAGGCCGCAGCGGAATCAAAAACCGAGTAGTTCCCGATGAGCGCCTTCGCCCTGGCGTCCCTTCTTTGACGATCCGTTCCGGATAGCCGGCAATGGCAGGATCTTCGAAGAGCTGGTGCGAGATACCTTTTCGCGGTCGCCACGACGGCGATTCCGTTATTGGGGTTGAAGCGCTTTCAACAATGCATACTGTTCCGGTGATGTACCGGAAATCTCTCCGCCGACTAATTGCGCTGGCCGGTGTCGTCGGATTCTTGGTGATGAGCGCTCCGGCATCGTGGGGTGCGCCCGCCGACCCGACCACGCCGTCGGACTCGACGTCGACGTCGACTTCGGCGACGACAACCACGACGACGCTGTCGATGACGGACGTTGGTGCCTCGGCGAATCTGGAGTTCTGGGGCCTGACGAGCAGCCAGCAGCTTTCCCTTCCGGTACTGCACGGGCTGAACCCGGCGGCGTTCAATGCGACCGTCGAATTGCCGATCAATCTGCGGTCCGGGTTGCTCACCGTGTCGCAGGGCGAGCGCACCCTCGCGCGCCTGAATCTGCCCAACACCGATCAGGCCCCGATCGTCATTCCATTGGGCGGGGCAGAGGTGATCGACAATTGGTTGACGGTGACGTTGCGGGCCTATCTGGTGCCGAATGACGGAGCTTGCCTGTATCCGGAGAGCCCGCTGCGTCTGGCCAACGGGACGGTCAACTACACGGGCACCGAATTACCGCCCACCACGGTGTCGCATTTCTTGCCGCCGGTGCTGCGGAAACTGACCATATATCTGCCACAATCGCCGTCGACGGCCGAGTCTGACACCGCAATTCAACTCGCCACCTCCGCGGCCGCGCACTATGGCAAACAGGCGCCCGATATCGTGGTGATCCCGTTGCAGGAAGGACAGGGCGCGCCGCCGGCGCCGCCGCAATCGCTGGAACGTCAGGTCGTCGTCAAAGAGGGTCCGGACAACGGGCTTTCGCTGCAAGGCTCCTCCGGTGTGCCGTGGCTGTTGATTTCGGGTCCGCTGAATCGCACCGACGAGTCGGACACGGCCGTGCTGTTCAGCGACCTGTCGGATTTGGCCCTGTCGTCCAAGGCCTCGGTGGAATCACCCAAGCCCAAAGTGCAATTGCCTGGGGACACCGCCACGCTGCGCGAACTTGGCCAGTCCGTTGCCAACTCGACTTCACTGCAGCCACGGGTGTCGATCGGAGTGGACCAGACCCGGTTTGGCAGATCCGTTCACTCGGTGCGGGTGCATCTGCGGGGCTCATACACTCCGACGCCCAACAACATCGGCGGGCAGATCGCGGTAACCGTCGGCCCGGACACCATCGACCACTGGCCGACCGACGGCCATGGCGACATCGACCGGTGGGTCGACGTCCCGGACCGACTGCTACAGCGATACACCAGCGTTGACTTGGTGCTCGACGTCGCGAGCAACATCGGCCATTGCGGAGACTTCTACACCGCCGGTCCCGGCAACCAGCTCCTGACGCTGAACATCAGCGGCGACAGCATCATTCAGAGCAGCCCCGCCGCGCCGCCGGTGCCGGACGGTTTTCAATCGGTGCCGCAAACACTGATGCCGCGGGTTCAGGTGGGCGTCGCCGAGCACTCCTTCGTCGACACCGTGCGGGCGCTCGACATCATGGTGGGCCTGCAGCGCATCAGCTCGATCCCGATCGACACCACCGTCACCAGCGTCAAGCAAGCGATCGATTCCTCCAATCCCGCGCTACTGGTCTCCGCCGACGGGTGGAACCAGTCCGACGTGGTGCTCCCGGTGGCCGCGGGGCCCAGCGGTCCGATCACCGTCAATGCCGTCGGGTCGGGCGACAAGCCCGCCAAGCTCACCCTGGACCCGGTGCTGCGGTTCGCTTCTCTCCAAACGGTTTTCAACCGCGGCCGATCCCTGCTGGTCGCGACGTCCAACGGAGCGCCCGGACAACTCGACGAGCTGATCAGATGGCTCAAGAGCGACAACAACAAGCACTGGCAACGGCTCAAAGGCGTTGCGGTGGTGTCGGTACCGGGGCAAGACCCGGTGACCGTCGACCATCCGCCGTTGGCGCCCGGCGCATCCGCCGGGGGATCCGGAGGCCATTCCGACCTCGACTGGCTGTGGTGGTTCGGCGCGGGTTGGGTCGCCGTGGCCATCGTGGGCGCAGGGGTGATTCTGTGGCGCGTGCGACGCGAATCCTGGCGGCGCCGATAGAGTCTGACGCGTGATGGCACGAGTCGCAGACATCGTGGCGCGCCCGACCATCAAGAACATCGCGGCCGGATTGCTCTGCGCCGCCGGGGTTCCGGCGGTGGCCCGGCGACGACACCGCGACATGCTCGCCATCCTGATGTTCCATGGCGTGGAAGACCAACCGCTGTCGCCGCCCTGCTGGCATGTCAACGACGCGGCGCTGTATCGCCGCCAATTGGACTACGTGCGTAGGCACTTCAACGTCCTGCCGCTCGAGGAGGCCCTCGCCGCCCTTGCCGCCGGGACATTGCCGCCGCGCGCCCTGGCGATCACGTTCGACGACGGCACCCGCAACCTCGCGACACACGCACTGCCGGTGCTGCGCGATCTGAACCTGCCCGCGGCGGTGTTCGTCGCGACCGGCCCGATCGGCACCGGTGAAACCTTGTGGCCCGACCGGCTGTGGTTGGCGATCGCCCGCAGCAACGCCGCCGAAGTAGATTTGGCCGCACTGGGATTGGGGACGCGCTCGCTGGACGGCAGCGCCAAGCGGGGCGGTGTCTACGAGGCGGCCGTCGAGGCATTGAAGGACCTCGCCGACGCCGAACGCATCGAAACGCTCGACGCGATCCTGCGCGCACTCGGATACCGCGACGACGGCGACGCAGGCCCGTTCCGGATGCTCACCTGGGACGAAGCGCGTGCCATGGCCAAAGACCCTCTGGTGACGCTGTACCCGCACACGGTGACCCATCCGATCCTCGCCCGGTGCGCCGACGGCAAGGTGGAGCAGGAGATTGGCGATTCCTGCGCGGCGCTCGAACGTGAGACCGGCTTGACGCCAACCGTTTTCGCCTATCCGAATGGCCGGCTGCAGGATTTCGACGCCCGAGCCAAGGACGCGTTGCGCCGCCGTGGAGTGCGCTGGGCGCTGTCCACCGCGCCTGGATTCGCCGATCGTCGCTGCGACCCGCTGGCATTGCCCCGGTTGGCGGTGGGCGGCAATTCGTCGTTCGACCACTTCCGGCTCACGGTCTCCGGCGGCGTGCCGGGCCGGCGCAGACCCGCCGGCCCGGCGCGCCGCTGACCGGGTACAGCTAGCGCGCTTCTTCCCAGAGCTGTTCGGTCAGATCCTGGAACGCGGCGAGGGCGAATTGGTCGTCGACCCGGCGCACCGCGGACCTGCTCATCATCGCGCGCACCACCGAGCCGTCCTTGTGTGCCAGCTCGACGACCATGTTCGCGAGGGCGTGGACGGTCGCCAGCAGCGAATCCGACGCCGGGGCCTGATGAAAGATCTGCTCGAATCGCAGCGTCAAGGCCTCGTCAGGTTCGTATCCCATCATGTCGGCAAACGCGGTGTTGGCGAACAAGATACTGCCGTCATCGCCGATGGCCAGTACGGGAACCGGGATCCGCTCCAGCACAACCAGCGCGGGTAGCTCCTTGAGAGTCGTCATCGGCGATTGGCTCTGTTGCCTGTTCTGGCGTCGTTCCACACCGAGGATTATGGTCTATACCAGAACATATGTTGGACTCTTTTGTCCAAAGTGCCACACAAGTATTGGCTGCGTCGTCGAACTCGCTTGATCCTCAACCGAATTGTCGAGCCGTTTGATCCTTGCTCATTCGACTTGGGAAACAGGCTGATAGCGGGGGAACACACCGGTGGGAGCCGGCAGCGCCGT is part of the Mycobacterium mantenii genome and encodes:
- a CDS encoding dTDP-4-dehydrorhamnose 3,5-epimerase family protein; the protein is MKYTPTNVAGVTIIDLELSRDHRGFSSRSFCARDFANHGLNFDVTQTNIVFNYTRGTVRGLYRQVPPHAEAKLLRCTRGAIAAVAVDVRSDSVTYGDHVMVELNADDHRTLYLPPYVAHGFQTQIDDTEVSYQVSGQQHAVPDEQGIRWDDPEFGISWPIPVTVISEQDASWPARKPRLVPVEQVATCISR
- a CDS encoding glycosyltransferase, which encodes MKHELDRAYLKRPVGDPPELPATRPLVVLIVNRAGREPPESCLRSLAEHVPALPVYVYQNGGDDDPACAQLAAKYPAVHWVSGAGNAIFATACNALVEHAPADADLLLLDRNARLLGPLTRTRELLRQPTVAAVSPLVRDDTAPGRAPWDVATRRRTVARELSAAAGRSGALRRTPFSTLYARQPPESLGIDGDLSATCLAINRAAWNAIGGFDEEYFGCGEAADWQARARAAGWRLLLADELGAELANPITEQGAEHRRVGDLTRTNAALLLEHHNSVHHADVYLAGTTLLDRVRRSKRQSRHLAGRRRDLPAIVISTNRLVHGGAERQKTLLATELDRRGYAVTIVCVQRFGPMISEIPPTVRVVRQPWWAPVVDIPEGPAVLITADTNTEAGFATLWRAAGRNRRWLVAPHVPPEEDRPIYSRPLTAAMRRADGFIVLAQRHWDMLAATDRLRGRRFIAPNGVAAPGDPAPRIRPAGEPLHLVMLSRILEHKNPHVLIEALGELPDFPWRLSVFGDGPDRERLQARTPPGLLNRVDWRGWVDGPGTALADADLLCVPSRSEAFPLVILEAMARSVPVAASAVCAVPEMLDFGRAGFLVDPVSVAGWRDSLQTILADPDALSAMGRRGFDRMHKYYTVEAMTDAYLEAINAIW
- a CDS encoding TetR/AcrR family transcriptional regulator; the protein is MARQVRSEATRRKILDAAIEVFGDVGYAAAGWSTIIERTGMTKGALYHHFDSKESLAANIIEEGSDTLLSAFRNVCGASSPGLENLLHGTFTIVEVLSSDKMARAAAQLATALSGFNGAASRFFANLMLETAQEARRAIKEGDLRDEIDPDVLSASIIGTIFGARLVTGAISSHGRIGNIIGDPTARLHQIWNLLLPGVVSEASLPYFQQFLRREEMRHAAARAARDQAAAESKTE
- a CDS encoding sugar transferase, which translates into the protein MHQSVMIRNTVDVMPSRRPLKAWSPSVTAAHRGETSASPATAGPLPSASGNALRRWQDHYSQNLRISDSVIVCASVLLAQYVRFGEIANTSGYSDPMMTLFSALFAALWLSALAVFQTRSTRVIGAGIEEYRRIGTASFWTFGIIAMVTLLAKVDLARGYLAIALPVGTLALLGSRSAWRKHVNRKRAEGQYQTRVLAIGDRQAVTHLAHELARSPLAGCVVVGVCIPGYGPPRGNTLTIAGREIPILGDQTHAATAIASCGADTVALTQTDHFGMHGIRELMWQLETMNVDLVVSPGVMDVTEARLTLRLTAGLPLLHVDKPQYEGAHRFQKQAFDFVFSLAALVATAPLLIAAAVAIKLTSKGPVFYLSERIGVDGKPFTMLKFRTMTDGADTQIEQLLSLNEGADGMLFKMREDPRVTPVGKILRRYSIDELPQFINVIKGDMSVVGPRPPLRREVDNYESDVKRRLLVKPGVSGLWQVSGRSDLSWEESVRLDQSYVDNWSMSGDLVIIAKTVKAVLTSHGAY
- a CDS encoding oligosaccharide flippase family protein; translated protein: MTEPTAPDALVPSVPLTRMAHAFSIQLICRALGMLASVVSVAMTARYLGPGRYGQLSIAVLFIAMWTSLADLGIATVIVRRVTSGRGDLERLVRINSGLALIYCVPLAVLAALSGLLIYRDADVRVMLVVLSGALLMQTMVSRFEPVFLATVRFSAVAVSDVAGRLAALAMVAWLVAAHANVIWFAVAQLIPPAVQLLIQGAAAMRQISVRPIFAQREAADLLRESLPLIGFLVVGLLYCRADGVILSLLSTHAEVGVYGLAFTIAFNTIVVSLIFLKSTLSTATELFARDVGAFAGFLRRSVELMYFVAVPVAVVGALLAGPLIALFGDKAFVARGTPTLALLFVAAALRFVSGTLGQGLVASHHQRILFWLTMATLVLNVALNLALAGRYGAVGPGVALVCTEFFNMVVSTWWLRRHCGYRTPVRFLMRLLIPTAASVAVALLLSGQHVVLTLVAAAVVYLATSALVGPIGWSDLTSLRRNQLAA
- a CDS encoding TetR/AcrR family transcriptional regulator; translation: MTTHSTDGRADATRQQILRAASHQFARRPYHDVGLDDILAEAELTKGAMYFHFKSKHALAVAIIDFQTEAGAEAVRDLLSRGLSGLETLIDFSYLIAIKDIKTDVVRSGLNLMESIGLADGLQEKLFDQWIKALARVAEQAKAEGDISADCDPQDLGRLMVSLHMGLRKTSNLDDPERFLRDLEKCWSLLLTGVLQPDRAEYFHQFLRRRAALAINTSSADTD
- a CDS encoding PPE family protein — protein: MIDFGALPPEINSTRMYAGPGPLSLSAAAVAWDGLAAELHAAASCYRSVIAGLTTQRWLGPSSLTMASAFAPYMAWTAGAAARAAESAGQARLAVEVYEAAFAMTVPPPAVAANRAQLAMLVATNFFGQNAAAIAATEAEYGEMWAQDAAAMYEYAAGSAAACSVTQFNPAPHVTNESGMARQAAVVGQITSQTEQANLAQVVSKVPTALHQLSSPMTAGINTLTDAGGTAGGAAGGTASSAVDSATSSAISSLVSQLPNTAATYFMAGATPLYGMSSILGMAQTAQGLAKAASDGAMAVAGTAASGVASAASSGAGALGSLGSGVFGSLGSAASLGPLAVPASWTSVIPAANSAVSAMPAINLAGANVPPSVMGSLPRLAAASGKTLGPRYGVIPTVMTRPPAAGYA
- a CDS encoding polysaccharide deacetylase family protein, which encodes MARVADIVARPTIKNIAAGLLCAAGVPAVARRRHRDMLAILMFHGVEDQPLSPPCWHVNDAALYRRQLDYVRRHFNVLPLEEALAALAAGTLPPRALAITFDDGTRNLATHALPVLRDLNLPAAVFVATGPIGTGETLWPDRLWLAIARSNAAEVDLAALGLGTRSLDGSAKRGGVYEAAVEALKDLADAERIETLDAILRALGYRDDGDAGPFRMLTWDEARAMAKDPLVTLYPHTVTHPILARCADGKVEQEIGDSCAALERETGLTPTVFAYPNGRLQDFDARAKDALRRRGVRWALSTAPGFADRRCDPLALPRLAVGGNSSFDHFRLTVSGGVPGRRRPAGPARR